The proteins below come from a single Natranaerofaba carboxydovora genomic window:
- a CDS encoding PH domain-containing protein, producing MFQGRLVKEASINGDAKKVSIYFPKKSYGWISLLIAALIFAVLAYFALQAYRMTGDIGAVFTLIVSVGLVIDFLVLTVWFFTMRYELSPKSLVVKFGPLKYAIDLETVVNVRTKNLNHTFWPSLKLPGFSIFYSSYKDEGKVFMCATRSKKDIILIETELKKFGITPDKEEVFLAELNTYLQEIKPYKEIKRIN from the coding sequence ATGTTTCAGGGTAGACTAGTAAAAGAAGCATCAATAAATGGTGATGCAAAAAAAGTGTCAATATATTTTCCAAAAAAATCATACGGTTGGATATCACTTTTAATTGCTGCTCTGATTTTTGCTGTTTTGGCATACTTTGCACTGCAGGCTTATAGAATGACAGGTGATATTGGCGCGGTATTCACCCTTATCGTTTCGGTTGGGTTAGTAATAGATTTTTTAGTTTTGACAGTTTGGTTTTTTACTATGAGATATGAACTTTCTCCAAAGTCTCTTGTTGTTAAATTTGGGCCTTTGAAATATGCCATAGATTTAGAAACAGTTGTAAATGTTAGAACTAAAAATCTAAATCATACTTTCTGGCCTAGTTTAAAGCTTCCCGGTTTTTCAATTTTTTATTCTTCTTATAAGGATGAAGGAAAAGTTTTTATGTGTGCAACAAGATCAAAAAAAGATATTATTCTAATAGAAACTGAATTAAAAAAATTTGGGATAACACCGGATAAAGAAGAGGTGTTTTTGGCGGAGTTAAACACCTATCTTCAAGAAATAAAACCTTATAAAGAGATAAAAAGAATAAATTAA
- a CDS encoding DUF378 domain-containing protein, with translation MDRVALVLVIIGAINWGLIGFFGFDLIASIFGGQLATVSRIIYGIVGLAGIYSISFLLKEREKV, from the coding sequence GTGGATAGAGTAGCCCTCGTTCTTGTAATTATTGGCGCAATAAACTGGGGACTTATTGGCTTTTTTGGTTTCGACCTAATAGCCAGTATTTTTGGCGGCCAGCTAGCTACCGTAAGTAGAATTATATATGGTATCGTCGGCTTGGCTGGAATATATTCCATCTCCTTCCTATTAAAAGAAAGAGAAAAAGTTTAA
- a CDS encoding DUF1015 domain-containing protein, with the protein MTTIYPFSGLRYNTEKISSPADVIAPPYDVIGPEEQEQLYKISPYNIIRLEYGKESKEDTPDDNRYTRAANDLAQWMQENVLIQEDKPVFYLYEQQYTWEGNSYQRDSLIANLKTEPYENKSVIPHEETLSKPKEDRLQLLRHCKTNFSPIFGLYPDKEKAVENKCASIKEKEPIMDFNDYNGQRHRLWVIEDASIQKEIQEEFEDFTIFIADGHHRYETQLDFAKEMEAKGKEGYDRVLAVLVNLYSPGLLILPTHRVIKGMENLDLNKLVSSLEDEFELEEWSSPTEIDIDNFTEKLNERGDDRFAFGMVTKDKVYMLESKEKYSDEKLDVSWLQEKVLQERLNFTPEDIKSGDSLSYTRVDQEAVDLVVNGEAQVSFILNPPGLDQTVNLAQTNERLPQKSTYFFPKLISGLVLNKLD; encoded by the coding sequence ATGACAACCATTTATCCTTTTTCAGGCCTAAGGTACAATACTGAAAAGATAAGCTCACCAGCGGATGTGATTGCACCTCCGTATGATGTAATCGGGCCTGAAGAGCAGGAGCAGCTCTACAAAATAAGTCCGTACAATATTATACGGTTAGAGTACGGTAAAGAATCCAAGGAGGATACTCCAGATGATAATCGTTATACTAGAGCGGCTAATGATTTAGCCCAGTGGATGCAGGAAAATGTCCTGATTCAAGAAGATAAGCCAGTCTTTTATCTGTACGAGCAGCAATATACCTGGGAAGGTAATAGTTATCAAAGAGATAGCCTTATTGCCAATTTAAAGACAGAGCCTTATGAAAATAAATCAGTTATACCTCATGAGGAGACTTTATCTAAGCCGAAAGAGGACCGATTACAGCTTCTACGTCATTGTAAGACTAACTTTAGTCCTATTTTTGGTCTTTATCCAGATAAAGAAAAAGCTGTAGAAAATAAATGTGCATCTATAAAAGAAAAAGAACCTATTATGGATTTTAATGATTATAACGGGCAGAGGCATCGACTTTGGGTTATAGAAGACGCTTCTATTCAAAAAGAAATTCAAGAGGAATTTGAAGACTTTACTATATTTATTGCTGATGGTCATCATCGTTATGAGACTCAACTCGATTTTGCCAAAGAAATGGAAGCTAAAGGAAAAGAAGGATATGATCGAGTATTAGCAGTTTTAGTAAATCTTTATAGCCCAGGACTTTTAATACTTCCAACTCACAGGGTTATTAAAGGTATGGAAAATTTAGACTTGAACAAATTGGTTTCTAGCTTAGAAGATGAATTCGAATTGGAGGAATGGTCTTCGCCAACTGAAATTGATATAGACAATTTTACTGAAAAGCTTAATGAGAGAGGCGATGATCGTTTTGCTTTTGGGATGGTTACTAAGGATAAGGTTTATATGCTAGAATCAAAAGAAAAATATTCAGATGAAAAACTCGATGTTAGCTGGCTACAAGAAAAAGTGTTACAAGAAAGGTTAAACTTTACACCAGAAGATATAAAATCAGGAGACAGTCTATCCTATACTAGAGTTGATCAGGAAGCAGTAGATCTGGTGGTTAATGGGGAGGCACAGGTGTCATTTATACTTAACCCGCCAGGACTAGACCAAACTGTTAACTTAGCACAGACTAATGAGCGCCTGCCGCAAAAGTCTACTTACTTCTTCCCGAAACTAATTAGTGGACTTGTTCTAAACAAGCTTGATTAA
- a CDS encoding cell wall hydrolase: MLKKVFCSLLVLGILSVVPAAGLQETTYASSSNSQTYTVRWGDSLWKIANHYGTSVNALRQANNIWGNLLYAGQTISIPTSGNTSSGSTSSTDSDSGWRRLYVSDYERDLMARAVYSEAKGESYTGQVAVAAVVINRVHDPDYPGTIEGVIFEPWAFSPVHDGRFWMQPDSTAYSAVEDALKGWDPTYGATVFYNPVTAESPWVFTRPIITRIGNHVFAS, from the coding sequence ATGTTAAAAAAGGTATTTTGTAGTTTGTTGGTCTTAGGTATATTGTCAGTAGTACCAGCAGCAGGTCTGCAAGAAACTACTTATGCAAGTAGCTCTAACTCTCAAACATATACTGTAAGATGGGGAGATAGTCTTTGGAAGATTGCTAACCATTATGGGACAAGCGTAAATGCCCTGAGACAAGCAAACAATATTTGGGGGAATTTGCTTTATGCCGGACAAACGATCAGCATTCCTACTTCAGGAAATACAAGTTCTGGCAGTACAAGCAGTACAGACAGTGATAGTGGTTGGAGAAGATTATATGTATCAGATTACGAGAGAGATCTGATGGCGCGAGCTGTTTATAGTGAAGCCAAAGGAGAAAGCTATACCGGACAGGTTGCAGTTGCAGCTGTAGTAATTAACAGAGTTCACGACCCGGATTATCCAGGCACTATTGAAGGAGTTATATTTGAACCCTGGGCTTTCTCACCAGTACACGACGGCAGGTTCTGGATGCAACCTGATAGCACTGCTTACAGCGCAGTAGAGGACGCTCTAAAAGGCTGGGATCCTACTTACGGAGCTACAGTATTTTATAACCCTGTAACTGCAGAATCGCCGTGGGTTTTTACTAGACCAATAATCACACGTATAGGAAACCATGTTTTTGCAAGCTAA